One genomic window of Polyangium aurulentum includes the following:
- the floA gene encoding flotillin-like protein FloA (flotillin-like protein involved in membrane lipid rafts) translates to MFGLEIGIIGVVAIVLVALFVGLYLVPVPLWIAAWASGAYVGLSTLVGMRFRRVPPGAIVTGRISAVKAGLDISTNDLEAHYLAGGNVVRVVTALISADKANIHLPLKRAAAIDLAGRDVLEAVKMSVLPKVIETPRIAAVAKDGIQLIAIARVTVRANLDRLVGGAGEETIIARVGEGMVSTIGSAATHKEVLENPDHISKNILARGLDAGTAFEILSIDIADVDVGANIGAKLQIDQANADKQIAQAKAEERRAMAVALEQEMRARVVEAEADVPRAMAEAFRSGNLGIMDYHRMRNVQADTEMRHSVANDVPSDVRPAIGQRR, encoded by the coding sequence ATGTTCGGCCTGGAGATCGGGATCATCGGGGTCGTCGCCATCGTTCTCGTGGCGCTCTTCGTGGGCCTGTATCTGGTCCCCGTGCCGCTGTGGATCGCGGCGTGGGCCTCGGGGGCGTACGTGGGCCTGTCGACGCTGGTCGGCATGCGATTCCGCAGGGTGCCGCCTGGCGCCATCGTGACCGGGAGGATCAGCGCGGTCAAAGCCGGGCTCGACATCTCCACCAACGACCTCGAGGCGCATTACCTCGCGGGTGGGAACGTGGTGCGGGTCGTGACGGCGCTCATCTCGGCCGACAAGGCGAACATTCATCTGCCGCTCAAGCGGGCCGCCGCCATCGACCTCGCGGGCCGCGACGTGCTCGAGGCGGTCAAGATGTCGGTCCTGCCGAAGGTGATCGAGACGCCGCGGATCGCAGCGGTCGCCAAGGACGGCATCCAGCTCATCGCGATTGCCCGCGTCACGGTGCGGGCCAACCTCGACAGGCTCGTCGGCGGCGCGGGCGAGGAGACGATCATCGCGCGCGTCGGCGAGGGCATGGTGAGCACCATCGGCTCGGCGGCGACGCACAAGGAGGTGCTCGAGAATCCCGACCATATCTCGAAGAACATCCTCGCGCGCGGGCTCGACGCGGGGACGGCGTTCGAGATCCTCTCCATCGACATCGCCGACGTCGACGTGGGCGCGAACATCGGCGCCAAGCTGCAGATCGATCAGGCCAATGCCGACAAGCAGATCGCCCAGGCGAAGGCCGAGGAGCGGCGCGCGATGGCCGTCGCGCTCGAGCAGGAGATGCGCGCCCGGGTGGTCGAGGCCGAGGCGGACGTCCCGCGCGCGATGGCCGAGGCGTTCAGGAGCGGCAACCTCGGCATCATGGATTATCACCGGATGCGCAACGTCCAGGCAGACACCGAAATGCGGCACTCGGTCGCGAACGACGTGCCAAGCGACGTCCGGCCGGCGATCGGGCAGCGGAGATAG